The following coding sequences lie in one Kitasatospora azatica KCTC 9699 genomic window:
- a CDS encoding YbaB/EbfC family nucleoid-associated protein, translating to MSESAEQRLNEILAEYRRKRDGVLQMQRQLSSTAATVKSRDRMISVTVDALGTVTALKFESKDYQSMEPAELAALVLDTMQKARDKVRADAKQIMDPFLPRGTAFEDLSSGKLDLARLLPEKPRSPEEVHQLLTMRDAEDGEPDHP from the coding sequence ATGAGTGAGAGCGCCGAGCAGCGGCTCAACGAGATCCTCGCCGAGTACCGGCGCAAGCGCGACGGCGTGCTCCAGATGCAGCGTCAACTCTCCAGCACGGCGGCGACGGTGAAGTCGCGCGACCGGATGATCAGCGTCACGGTGGATGCCCTGGGCACGGTGACCGCGCTGAAGTTCGAGTCGAAGGACTACCAGTCGATGGAGCCCGCCGAACTCGCGGCGCTGGTTCTCGACACCATGCAGAAGGCCCGCGACAAGGTGCGCGCCGACGCCAAGCAGATCATGGATCCCTTCCTGCCGCGCGGGACCGCCTTCGAGGACCTGTCGAGCGGAAAGCTCGACCTGGCGCGGCTGCTGCCGGAGAAGCCGCGGAGCCCCGAGGAGGTGCACCAACTGCTCACCATGCGGGACGCCGAGGACGGCGAGCCCGACCATCCGTAA
- a CDS encoding type VII secretion protein EccB — protein MTSGTLYLITDLGIKFPLASADVAKTLGYTGTTALPVPTELLALLPTGPSLDPAAASATLPLPTAPPAIGSPTATG, from the coding sequence GTGACCAGCGGCACCCTGTACCTGATCACCGACCTCGGCATCAAGTTCCCGCTGGCCTCGGCGGACGTGGCGAAGACCCTCGGGTACACCGGCACTACTGCGCTGCCGGTGCCGACCGAGCTGCTCGCGCTGCTGCCCACCGGGCCCTCGCTGGACCCCGCGGCCGCCTCGGCGACCCTCCCGCTGCCGACCGCGCCGCCGGCCATCGGGAGCCCCACCGCGACCGGCTGA
- the eccD gene encoding type VII secretion integral membrane protein EccD, with product MPNDLCRLVLVTSDRALDVAVPADVPISYLLPTLLRHAGGDLADGGTEHEGWVLQRLGEAPLDEDATVAAAGLHDGDRLYFRPRREQLPAIDFDDLVAGLSQGISERPDRWTAAMTRWMFLGLLTAALAIGLALVLLPGSSAPRGYAAGGVALVLLLTGTVASRALGDATAGLLLGCAALPYGALGGLLAQAPRAGQGLGAPALLSASACVLVCAVLGALGVGVHRRVFLAVGTAALCGAVGGVIATGTAATGVGAGACVAVLALALNPLVPTLSFRLAGLRVPPLPADVDELLKNTEPLDAERLAERAAATDQFMAALFFATGATCVGALTALGHGRGWGAPAVILCVCAGLLLRSRLLISGWQRLALLVPAAYGLAVLAVHLAAGADQVRRLGVGLGAVLAASLLLLSLSRTMPERRLLPYWGRAAEILEILVAVALAPLAVAVLGVFGWAHALGA from the coding sequence ATGCCGAACGACCTGTGCCGACTGGTTCTGGTGACCTCCGACCGAGCGTTGGACGTCGCGGTGCCGGCCGACGTACCGATCTCCTACCTGCTGCCCACCCTGCTCCGGCACGCCGGCGGTGACCTGGCCGACGGCGGCACCGAGCACGAGGGCTGGGTGCTGCAGCGGCTCGGCGAGGCGCCGCTCGACGAGGACGCCACCGTCGCCGCCGCCGGGCTGCACGACGGCGACCGGCTCTACTTCCGGCCGCGCCGCGAGCAGTTGCCCGCGATCGACTTCGACGACCTGGTGGCGGGCCTGTCCCAGGGCATCAGCGAGCGGCCGGACCGCTGGACCGCGGCGATGACCCGGTGGATGTTCCTCGGCCTGCTCACCGCCGCACTGGCGATCGGTCTGGCGCTGGTGCTGCTGCCGGGCAGCTCCGCGCCGCGCGGGTACGCGGCCGGCGGCGTGGCGCTGGTGCTGCTGCTCACCGGCACGGTGGCCAGCCGGGCGCTCGGCGACGCCACCGCCGGCCTGCTGCTCGGCTGCGCGGCGCTGCCCTACGGCGCGCTGGGCGGGCTGCTCGCCCAGGCCCCACGGGCCGGGCAGGGGCTGGGGGCGCCGGCGCTGCTCAGCGCCTCGGCCTGCGTGCTGGTCTGTGCGGTGCTCGGCGCCCTGGGGGTCGGTGTCCACCGGCGGGTCTTCCTGGCGGTCGGCACGGCCGCGCTCTGCGGCGCGGTGGGCGGGGTGATCGCCACCGGCACAGCGGCCACCGGTGTCGGTGCGGGCGCCTGTGTGGCGGTGCTGGCGCTGGCGCTCAATCCGCTGGTGCCGACCCTGTCGTTCCGGCTGGCCGGCCTGCGGGTGCCGCCGCTGCCCGCCGACGTGGACGAGCTGCTGAAGAACACCGAGCCGCTGGACGCCGAGCGGCTGGCCGAACGGGCCGCCGCCACCGACCAGTTCATGGCCGCGCTGTTCTTCGCCACCGGCGCCACCTGCGTCGGCGCGCTGACCGCGCTGGGGCACGGGCGCGGCTGGGGGGCGCCGGCCGTGATCCTCTGCGTCTGCGCGGGGCTGCTGCTGCGCTCCCGGCTGCTGATCAGCGGCTGGCAGCGGCTGGCCCTGCTGGTGCCGGCCGCGTACGGCCTGGCGGTGCTGGCCGTGCACCTGGCCGCCGGGGCCGACCAGGTGCGGCGCCTCGGCGTCGGCCTGGGCGCCGTGCTGGCCGCGAGCCTGCTGCTGCTGTCGCTGTCCCGGACGATGCCCGAGCGGCGCCTGCTGCCCTACTGGGGCCGGGCGGCCGAGATCCTGGAGATCCTGGTCGCGGTCGCGCTGGCGCCGCTGGCCGTGGCCGTGCTCGGCGTCTTCGGCTGGGCCCACGCCCTCGGTGCCTGA
- a CDS encoding WXG100 family type VII secretion target, producing MATGDSTTGFYAHIPTMDQAMDDLMIAEQKLAAILADLDQQIRPMLNSWDGDAKDMYLACQTEWNAACDDMRTLLQNAGITVNQARNLYGTVDAQIAAAWQSMR from the coding sequence ATGGCCACCGGAGACAGCACCACCGGGTTCTACGCGCACATCCCCACCATGGACCAGGCGATGGACGACCTGATGATCGCCGAGCAGAAGCTCGCGGCCATCCTCGCCGACCTGGACCAGCAGATCCGCCCGATGCTCAACTCCTGGGACGGTGACGCGAAGGACATGTACCTCGCCTGCCAGACCGAGTGGAACGCGGCCTGCGACGACATGCGCACCCTGCTGCAGAACGCCGGCATCACCGTCAACCAGGCCCGCAACCTCTACGGCACGGTCGACGCGCAGATCGCCGCCGCCTGGCAGAGCATGCGCTGA
- a CDS encoding WXG100 family type VII secretion target codes for MAEAGNVKRGDPAVMAQGAQIINGKIGEVKTILVATNEAVTSLSGGWASDAAQQFSTIMGQWDQDMVNVIASLERIEAQLTHTKFHYDKQQYEAMNLTSDFKKTLSGLTPIVPK; via the coding sequence ATGGCCGAGGCAGGCAACGTCAAGCGGGGCGATCCGGCGGTCATGGCGCAGGGCGCCCAGATCATCAACGGCAAGATCGGCGAGGTGAAGACCATCCTGGTCGCCACCAACGAGGCCGTGACCTCGCTCAGCGGCGGCTGGGCCAGCGACGCCGCCCAGCAGTTCAGCACCATCATGGGCCAGTGGGACCAGGACATGGTCAACGTGATCGCCTCGCTGGAGCGCATCGAGGCGCAGCTCACCCACACCAAGTTCCACTACGACAAGCAGCAGTACGAGGCGATGAACCTCACCAGCGACTTCAAGAAGACCCTCTCCGGGCTGACCCCGATCGTCCCCAAGTAA
- a CDS encoding WXG100 family type VII secretion target encodes MADDPPFSTKGDGPKGAVGMYDSYSYEQVIGAIQGGFSNDPDYSPVDPNTIIRAGQEFGVAADALVYAGKTLSAQLTTLLGTKDHPLWTGDAADEFAAIGYGILTWLADTVKRIGHEYNVLMGCSGTQLYQAQLALNKLGYDAIQAYDTAQQAANDNSDPYPFVYP; translated from the coding sequence ATGGCTGACGATCCGCCGTTCAGCACCAAGGGCGACGGCCCCAAGGGTGCCGTCGGGATGTACGACAGCTACAGCTACGAGCAGGTGATCGGCGCGATCCAGGGCGGCTTCTCGAACGACCCGGACTACTCCCCGGTCGACCCGAACACCATCATCCGGGCCGGCCAGGAGTTCGGCGTGGCCGCCGACGCCCTGGTCTACGCGGGCAAGACGCTCTCCGCGCAGCTGACCACGCTGCTCGGCACCAAGGACCACCCGCTGTGGACCGGGGACGCCGCCGACGAGTTCGCCGCCATCGGCTACGGCATCCTGACCTGGCTGGCCGACACGGTGAAGCGGATCGGCCACGAGTACAACGTGCTGATGGGCTGCTCCGGCACCCAGCTGTACCAGGCCCAACTGGCGCTCAACAAGCTGGGTTACGACGCCATCCAGGCCTACGACACAGCGCAGCAGGCGGCGAACGACAACTCCGACCCCTATCCGTTCGTGTACCCCTGA
- a CDS encoding type VII secretion protein EccC — protein sequence MTTVVFRRPPRQKVPPAPQGELALQEPPVLPEAGRGNLGMALMMLPMAAGSGASMLFFAQPGSNHTMSYLSAGMMAMSSVGMAAGGLGRSGGDRKAKLRGERRDYMRYLGQMRRKVRAMIDQQREHTAWIHPDHAGLWSMAMSRRLWERRTNHPDFGEVRIGTGPQRLSVQLTPPQTKPVEDLEPLCAGALRRFISAYGTVPQLPIAVYLRVFGRVQFSGDEQVSRGVVRAMLAELATFHAPEDLRIAVCAAPDRQPDWEWVKWLPHAQHPTERDASGNVRLVSNSYTDLENLLGGDQFRERPRFDPRPTPNPGEPYVVIVLDGVRLPDGSQAATAGYRNTVLLDVADGLPWKAGKTTLRLRTAPEKIELVGADRAGKDTFTEICVPSTLSTTRCSALAEVIAPFRLGISTESAQPLATDIDLSSLLGIGDARTLDPAVTWKARSTWDQLRVPIGVAEDGTPVELDIKEAARGGMGPHGMLIGATGSGKSELLRTLILALAVTHSSEVLNFVLVDFKGGATFLGLDDLPHTSAVITNLADELPLVDRMHDAITSEMNRRQELLRHAGNFSSIHDYEKARAAGATLDPLPTLYLVVDEFSELLATKREFIDLFVMIGRLGRSLGMHLLLASQRVDEGRMHALESHLSYRIGLRTFSASESRSVLGVTDAYELPSAPGNGYLKTGTSSLTRFKAAYVSGPYGKEKPVRREAVIQQQIVPYSTRFLEPRTVETEEPVPVEPVPVEPVEPVEPVEPVAEVDETGETVMQVIIERLRDQGPPAHQVWLPPLSEPPLLDEILPPVEEDPDFGLQAAGSPHRGELRVPVGVVDRPGDQRRDLLMADLSGGAGHVGIAGASQAGKSTLVRSLLLSLALLHTPREVQFYCLDFGGGTLTALRGLPHLGSVASRLEPEKVNRTVAEMVGLLATREELFRAHEVESMAAYRKLRRDGHFSEDPYGDVFLVIDGWFTLHSDYEKLETSIQELAARGLTYGIHLVVSGVRWNEIRPWLRDQLATKFELRLPDHIDSEVNPRLAAGVPEQPGRGLTRDAMHFLTALPRIDGRPTAEGLAEATRELVEEIAAAWTGARAPAVRLLPNVLHVRDLPAPDGDLRVPIGWDEAGLGTVWHDFEQQPHLMIFGDTEMGKTNLLRVVARAVAARYNPDEARVLLADTRRDLYDIVPADHQLGYSVSSGALASNVKEAVSILRERVPGPDIAPGRLRLRDWWIGPILYVLVDDYDLLSSPMDSPLAPLMDLLAQGNEIGLHLVVARSSAGAGRSMGDPVMRRLWDLGTPGLMLSTPREEGPFLGSTMPLKLPVGRAQLVTRRGAALIQTALVGGA from the coding sequence GTGACCACCGTGGTCTTCCGCCGACCGCCACGCCAGAAGGTGCCGCCGGCTCCGCAGGGCGAACTGGCGCTGCAGGAACCGCCGGTGCTGCCCGAGGCCGGGCGCGGCAACCTGGGCATGGCGCTGATGATGCTGCCGATGGCGGCCGGCTCCGGCGCCTCGATGCTGTTCTTCGCCCAGCCCGGCAGCAACCACACCATGAGCTACCTGTCGGCCGGCATGATGGCGATGTCCAGCGTGGGCATGGCCGCGGGCGGCCTGGGCCGCAGCGGCGGCGACCGAAAGGCGAAGCTGCGCGGCGAACGCCGCGACTACATGCGTTACCTGGGCCAGATGCGGCGCAAGGTGCGGGCGATGATCGACCAGCAGCGCGAGCACACGGCCTGGATCCACCCCGACCACGCGGGCCTGTGGTCGATGGCGATGAGCCGGCGGCTGTGGGAACGGCGCACCAACCACCCGGACTTCGGCGAGGTGCGGATCGGCACCGGCCCGCAGCGGCTGTCCGTCCAGCTGACGCCCCCGCAGACCAAGCCGGTGGAGGACCTGGAGCCGCTCTGCGCGGGCGCGCTGCGGCGTTTCATCAGCGCCTACGGCACCGTTCCGCAGCTGCCGATCGCCGTCTACCTGCGCGTCTTCGGGCGGGTGCAGTTCAGCGGCGACGAGCAGGTCTCGCGCGGCGTGGTCCGCGCGATGCTCGCCGAACTGGCCACCTTCCACGCCCCCGAGGACCTGCGGATCGCCGTCTGCGCGGCCCCCGACCGGCAGCCGGACTGGGAGTGGGTCAAGTGGCTGCCGCACGCCCAGCACCCCACCGAACGCGACGCCTCCGGCAACGTCCGGCTGGTCAGCAACAGCTACACCGACCTGGAGAACCTGCTCGGCGGCGACCAGTTCCGGGAGCGCCCGCGGTTCGACCCCCGGCCCACCCCCAACCCCGGCGAGCCCTACGTGGTCATCGTGCTGGACGGCGTGCGGCTGCCCGACGGCTCGCAGGCCGCCACCGCCGGCTACCGCAACACCGTGCTGCTCGACGTCGCCGACGGCCTGCCCTGGAAGGCCGGCAAGACCACGCTGCGACTGCGCACCGCACCCGAGAAGATCGAACTGGTCGGCGCGGACCGGGCCGGCAAGGACACCTTCACCGAGATCTGCGTCCCCAGCACCCTCAGCACCACCCGCTGTTCGGCACTGGCCGAGGTGATCGCCCCCTTCCGGCTCGGCATCTCCACCGAATCCGCCCAACCGCTGGCCACCGACATCGACCTGAGCTCGCTGCTCGGCATCGGCGACGCCCGCACCCTCGACCCGGCCGTCACCTGGAAGGCCCGCTCCACCTGGGACCAGCTGCGGGTGCCGATCGGCGTGGCCGAGGACGGCACACCCGTCGAACTGGACATCAAGGAGGCGGCGCGCGGCGGCATGGGCCCGCACGGCATGCTGATCGGCGCCACCGGCTCCGGCAAGAGCGAGCTGCTGCGCACCCTGATCCTGGCGCTGGCCGTCACCCACTCCTCCGAGGTGCTCAACTTCGTCCTGGTCGACTTCAAGGGCGGCGCCACCTTCCTCGGCCTCGACGACCTGCCGCACACCTCCGCCGTGATCACCAATCTGGCCGACGAACTGCCGCTGGTGGACCGGATGCACGACGCGATCACCAGTGAGATGAACCGCCGGCAGGAACTGCTGCGGCACGCCGGCAACTTCAGCTCGATCCACGACTACGAGAAGGCGCGCGCCGCCGGCGCCACCCTCGACCCGCTGCCCACGCTCTACCTGGTGGTCGACGAGTTCAGCGAACTGCTCGCCACCAAACGCGAGTTCATCGACCTGTTCGTGATGATCGGGCGCCTGGGACGGTCGTTGGGCATGCACCTGCTGCTCGCCTCGCAGCGCGTCGACGAAGGCCGGATGCACGCCCTGGAGTCCCACCTGTCCTACCGGATCGGACTGCGCACCTTCTCCGCCTCCGAGAGCCGCAGCGTGCTCGGCGTCACCGACGCCTACGAACTGCCCTCCGCGCCCGGCAACGGCTACCTCAAGACCGGCACCTCCAGCCTCACCCGGTTCAAGGCGGCCTACGTCTCCGGGCCCTACGGCAAGGAGAAGCCGGTCCGCCGCGAGGCCGTCATCCAGCAGCAGATCGTGCCCTACTCCACCCGGTTCCTGGAGCCGCGCACCGTGGAGACCGAGGAGCCGGTTCCGGTTGAGCCGGTTCCGGTTGAGCCGGTTGAGCCGGTTGAGCCGGTTGAGCCGGTGGCCGAGGTGGACGAGACCGGCGAGACCGTGATGCAGGTGATCATCGAGCGGCTGCGCGACCAGGGCCCGCCGGCCCACCAGGTCTGGCTGCCGCCGCTGTCCGAACCGCCGCTGCTGGACGAGATCCTGCCGCCCGTCGAGGAGGACCCCGACTTCGGACTGCAGGCCGCCGGCTCCCCGCACCGCGGCGAACTGCGCGTCCCCGTCGGCGTGGTGGACCGCCCCGGCGACCAGCGCCGCGACCTGCTGATGGCCGACCTGTCCGGCGGCGCGGGCCACGTCGGCATCGCCGGTGCCTCACAGGCCGGCAAGAGCACCCTGGTCCGCAGCCTGCTGCTCTCCCTCGCTCTGCTCCACACCCCGCGCGAAGTCCAGTTCTACTGCCTGGACTTCGGCGGCGGCACGCTCACCGCGCTGCGCGGCCTGCCGCACCTGGGCAGCGTGGCCAGCCGGCTGGAACCGGAGAAGGTCAACCGGACGGTCGCCGAGATGGTCGGGCTGCTGGCCACCCGCGAGGAGCTGTTCCGCGCCCACGAGGTCGAGTCGATGGCCGCCTACCGCAAGCTGCGCCGCGACGGGCACTTCAGCGAAGACCCGTACGGCGACGTCTTCCTGGTGATCGACGGCTGGTTCACCCTGCACTCCGACTACGAGAAGCTGGAGACCTCGATCCAGGAACTCGCCGCCCGCGGCCTCACCTACGGCATCCACCTGGTGGTCAGCGGTGTGCGCTGGAACGAGATCCGCCCCTGGCTGCGCGACCAGCTCGCCACCAAGTTCGAGCTGCGGCTGCCCGACCACATCGACTCCGAGGTCAACCCCCGCCTCGCCGCCGGCGTCCCCGAACAGCCCGGCCGCGGCCTGACCCGCGACGCCATGCACTTCCTGACCGCGCTGCCCCGGATCGACGGCCGCCCCACCGCCGAGGGCCTCGCCGAGGCGACCCGCGAACTGGTCGAGGAGATCGCCGCCGCCTGGACCGGCGCCCGGGCCCCCGCCGTCCGCCTGCTGCCCAACGTGCTGCACGTCCGCGACCTGCCCGCCCCCGACGGCGACCTGAGGGTCCCGATCGGCTGGGACGAGGCCGGACTCGGCACCGTCTGGCACGACTTCGAGCAGCAACCCCACCTGATGATCTTCGGCGACACCGAGATGGGCAAGACCAACCTGCTCCGGGTGGTCGCCCGGGCCGTCGCCGCCCGCTACAACCCCGACGAAGCCCGGGTGTTGCTCGCCGACACCCGCCGCGACCTCTACGACATCGTCCCCGCCGACCACCAACTCGGCTACTCCGTCTCCAGCGGCGCACTCGCCTCCAACGTCAAGGAAGCCGTCTCCATCCTCCGGGAACGGGTCCCCGGCCCCGACATCGCCCCGGGCCGCTTGCGGCTGCGCGACTGGTGGATCGGCCCGATCCTCTACGTCCTGGTCGACGACTACGACCTGCTCTCCTCCCCGATGGACAGCCCGCTCGCCCCCCTGATGGACCTCCTGGCCCAGGGCAACGAGATCGGCCTGCACCTGGTCGTCGCCCGCTCCAGCGCCGGCGCCGGCCGCTCCATGGGCGACCCGGTGATGCGGCGCCTGTGGGACCTGGGCACGCCCGGCCTGATGCTCTCCACCCCGAGGGAGGAGGGCCCGTTCCTCGGAAGCACGATGCCCCTGAAACTGCCGGTGGGACGGGCGCAGTTGGTGACGCGTCGAGGAGCGGCGCTGATCCAGACGGCACTGGTGGGGGGTGCGTGA
- the eccB gene encoding type VII secretion protein EccB — MQTRRDQLQAHLFVVGRLVSGLVHGEPDVPQTPMRRSTMGFFAGTMLTILIVAGVAVAGFISPPPKSELGSPNTILVEKETGARFLFADGQLRPVLNHTSALLVVGSATPAVKTVTRASLSGVPHGLPVGIPDAPESLPTATALTTGPWSVCATSVPDPNGQPRPVVTVEVGAGKPVTALDDGRALVVRTPDGAGYLAWHDRRFRMSGTARTALGYEGVQPLPVGAAWLDALPAGPDLKARQIPGRGQSGPVIDGRATRVGQILKADNPAAKGDYFVLLADGLSPLSPVDEALLLGDPGSQAAYGDQTVAPITVSSAALAAAHHSAVSSVTADYPPSVPQPLGVTSGSQRVACYTVAPGAQAGPTVTVGTADAPDPLQALPPQPTQLGTGDSAVADHVLVPPVAGCWRRRCPRPG, encoded by the coding sequence ATGCAGACCCGGCGCGACCAGTTGCAGGCCCACCTGTTCGTGGTGGGACGGCTCGTATCCGGCCTCGTGCACGGGGAGCCGGACGTACCGCAGACGCCCATGCGGCGCTCCACCATGGGGTTCTTCGCCGGCACCATGCTGACCATCCTGATCGTCGCGGGCGTCGCGGTGGCCGGGTTCATCTCGCCGCCGCCGAAGTCCGAGCTCGGCTCGCCCAACACGATCCTGGTGGAGAAGGAGACCGGCGCCCGATTCCTGTTCGCCGACGGCCAGTTGCGACCGGTGCTGAACCACACCTCGGCCCTGCTGGTGGTCGGCAGCGCCACCCCGGCGGTGAAGACGGTGACCCGGGCCTCGCTCAGCGGGGTGCCGCACGGGCTGCCGGTGGGCATCCCGGACGCACCCGAGTCGCTGCCCACCGCGACCGCGCTGACCACCGGCCCGTGGTCGGTCTGCGCGACCAGCGTGCCCGACCCGAACGGCCAGCCGCGCCCGGTGGTCACCGTCGAGGTCGGCGCCGGCAAGCCGGTCACCGCGCTGGACGACGGGCGCGCGCTGGTGGTCCGCACCCCCGACGGCGCCGGCTACCTCGCCTGGCACGACCGCCGGTTCAGGATGTCCGGCACCGCCCGCACGGCGCTCGGCTACGAGGGCGTCCAGCCGCTGCCGGTGGGCGCCGCCTGGCTGGACGCGCTGCCGGCCGGCCCCGATCTGAAGGCCCGTCAGATCCCCGGCCGAGGCCAGAGCGGCCCGGTGATCGACGGCCGGGCGACCAGGGTCGGCCAGATCCTCAAGGCGGACAACCCGGCCGCCAAGGGCGACTACTTCGTGCTGCTCGCCGACGGGCTGTCGCCGCTCTCCCCGGTGGACGAGGCGCTGCTGCTCGGCGACCCGGGCTCCCAGGCCGCCTACGGGGACCAGACGGTGGCCCCGATCACGGTCAGCTCGGCCGCGCTGGCCGCCGCCCACCACTCCGCCGTCTCCTCGGTGACGGCCGACTACCCGCCCAGCGTCCCGCAGCCGCTCGGCGTCACCTCGGGCTCCCAGCGGGTGGCCTGCTACACGGTCGCGCCGGGTGCGCAGGCCGGGCCGACGGTCACCGTCGGGACGGCGGACGCACCCGACCCGCTGCAGGCGCTGCCCCCGCAGCCGACCCAACTGGGCACCGGGGACAGCGCGGTGGCCGACCACGTGCTGGTGCCCCCGGTGGCGGGCTGCTGGCGGCGGCGCTGCCCGCGCCCGGGGTGA